The DNA segment AGGCGTAAGATATCATTCtgaacatatacttacacatccatacacattatGTATTTTACTGTATAAATTGAGGTGCATACTACAAACATCAATATAATTGCAACATCAAATGTAATTAGGTAATGAATGTAAACCATGATGCATAGAAACACAAATCAtgaaacatatttaaatatatatataactttcacaGCCATAAGCTCTTAATTTTATTGTAATCATTATTGTATGATATTGTTTCCAGAAGTAACATTGCTTTTGTGTACTCAGCTTTTGTAcactaaatatagatacatatatatttaggcatGATAGATCAAGCGCACATGTGTATAATGTGTCCTAAAAGAAATACTATACTTGCAGATAGTTCACGTAGTATTTAACGAAAATCATTAACATTAAATTAGCATTTTCTTTTGATACAGAACCTGCAATATTCTCTGGAAATATGATGCCCGCGAGTTGTTCTCTTTAACAATGAATGAACTTGAGCAAATGCTTGGTTATGAGGAAGGTTACAAACTTCAGTGTCACCTGGATGGTCACAAGCATAAGGCAAGTATAAATATGTAATTCACTGAAGGGTGGAGACTTAGCGGAATactagtgcatgtatgtgtacttgtatcgATGTATCAAAtgttgacagtgatttcgaagtttcgttTTACTAGCCCGCATCAGACTGTGATTTTATTTGGTCTTTCAGACTTTATATTAGTATGTTAAGTATAACACGTCGAGCACACAGAAAACCCAGCAACACATACTTCCTTAAAATACCCCATTTTAGCGAGAGGATAACTACAGCCATCCAAAGAGCCATAAGAAGAGAAGGGTTAGACATACAACTAACCCACTCCGGCCCCTCTCCGATAAGACACCTAGCAAAGAAACGAGAAAGGGACAGCAATCAATGCACACTAGCTAACTGCCCCATCcgtgacacagatttatgccaacgggtaaaatgttgtgtatagaatacaatgtaacaaatgcaacaagttctatgtggATAGCACAACAAAACCGTTACACATtcgcatcaaagaacatctgaactCGAGAGCCTCCTTCTTCAGAAAACATCTTGACAGATGTCGGAATACCGACAAAGgcataacagtcacaattgagaccattgataaaaatttgggtaatctaagaattaaggaagctatcccAATAGACAGACTAAGGCctcaaattaacaacaggctggaggttggcaatcaatatattatttaactacATCATTTTTGACAACATgctcatgtattatatatgtatatatatatatatatatatatatatatataaaggtacgtATAATGCATAACTTAGAAACAGCGCTGCGGATGTCCCAACACACACTAGCTTGAGACATGGCCGCCCTCACGTATCTCTaatgaggaattccggaaggagtTTCGTGAGACCACTGCAGAGACGCTTCCGGAAAAAATTTCAGTaaccgttggaaaaccgattatagcagtgatcGATCAATTCCTAGCgatattccaaaatattattaatatatcagaCTATGGGAAATTAAATTATAGCggttattatagtccactctgcattgttgtgccatccAAGATAcgttatattttacaaacaatacacaatgcttcaagcgaactactatattctcctatatatatatatatatatatatatatatatatatatatatatatatatatatatatatatatatacatgtatatatattgtattgtatatataccttcttatcttttatcttttgtcctttacctgtttcagttattagactgcggtcatgctggggcaccgccttaaagttttagtcgaatgaatcaaccccagtattttttctattaagcttggtacttattctatcggtctcttttgccgaacctaccgctaagttacggggacgtaaacacaccaacaacaattgtcaagtggtgatgggggtggggacaaacacagacacacaagcacacacacatacacaatgggcttctttcagtacaTTATCGACTGTATCTTCCCTTCTTTAGTACGATAATGTGAAATTAAGAGATTTGGTTCGTTATTTGTAGTAGTGTCTCCCTGATTGGTTCACCACTTTCTGCTTTTAACTCTGTTATGTCTTTGGTTATGTTTTTACAGAAGAAACTGGGGTATGCTAATGAATTGGAAGCTGTTCTACGATTCCGCAGGGGACCACCGGAAAAGTAGATAGgagtaagtacacacacacacacacacacacacacacacacacacacacacacacacacacacacacacacacacacacacacacacacacacacacacacacacacacacaaagcgaaTTTAGACACGCTTTCACACACAAATAGTTGTACAAGCAAAAGAACACTGAACGAATCTCGTAGAGTTTAAATGTTGGATATATAATGTAACAATCGACGTTTCAATCGAACCATGTACATTATGCTTCCATTGGATTTTCAAATTGCTGACACTATGTGTCAGTTGCAACTCTTGACAGAAATATTATCCTTTTTCGTTGAcggggtggaatttgaactgggaacgcaCAGAGTGAAAAAGAATACCGCATGGCATCCTACCGATGTTCGAACAGTTCTATTAGTTCACCGCTCTgaacccacaaaaaacattaagTTGACCACGCGGGATTTGAGTACAGAGCGAAGTTCGGAAGAAATACAGCAAGGCATTCCTTTCAATGCTCAACTGACCTCGACAATTTGCCCCTCCTCTATGTATGGGCTCACGTGTTAGGTATCGAAGTGATTgaggagcaacgtgagatgaagtattttgctcaagagcataacGCACTATCCGGTcttggaattgaaatcatgatctagcgaatgtgagtgcaacaccccaaccactaagtcatgccctctcatgatatattatatatatatatatatatatatatatattatatatatatatatatatatatataatatatatatatatatatgtgtgtgtgtatatataaatataaattagagataaaaccactatcatgcaactcaaacagtgatagacatagataacaaacatatatttttataactagatctcaaaaagtataaaaatgaatgatcaatttattatatattgatcattcaattttatactttttgagatctagttatatgttttataaaaatatataatatttgttatttatgttttggtttacgtCTATCgctatattgtgaaatttgatttaatattgaattgaaattttccctgtaagtttggagttatactccctaatatcattaatatatatagggagagtttacgaaaaaaacaaaagacgaagacaggtggtgtacaaaacaaataggtgtattagtataacgctcaggaatagaagaagtcttttatgtttcgagccgacgctcttctacagaaagtgacacagaaaaaccaaggagagagaaaatgtgtgtagtggctaacgacctatcatggcatatatatatatataatatatatatatatatatatatatatatatatatatatatatatatatatatatatatatatatatgtatatatatgcaattacgcAGATAAACggattagatatattaaatactagcagagatactcgGTGTTGGTCGGGATTTAAATGGCATAGTTTCTATATATGGTACAGTTCAGTTGAAACGTGATACGGGGAAGTGCACCATTGACGACAAaatatttgtggagtaaatgaaggGCTAATGCGACAAAGTGACGTGTCATGCGGCTGTTTGAAAGATTGCAGACCCTAACCttgtcatggaaaagtggatgggaGTATGTAATTTTCGAACACAACAAAAAGCTCTCGGTGGATATACTTTGCGGCTGCCGGCGCTGCCGCTGCCGCTACCATGATGAATAATCAACAGACATGGGAACTACATCTATGTGATAAATTAAGCCCGTGGGCGCGCTCAACAACACTACAGAAGAGAAATATACATGAAAGAAATTACATGATAAGGTGGGGATTGGCAAGGAAGCGCTTGAAAACAATATTGTCAAGCGATATTTCGGCTTGGAATCAATAGTCGTGGCTCAACCGTGCATTCCGCGTAAATAGCGTGTGACCAATGTGAGGACAACTCAGTTCCCACACGAAAACAATTCTGCATGCAGCATCGGGGTACACAATGTTACATTAAGGACACGGTCTCTAACAAACGTGGTTGGGTCACGTGACTTTGGGTTCTGACGTGTTTGGGAATCAATAGTCGTGGGTCAACCGTGCACTCCTTCGGGTAAGCAGCGTGCGACCATTGTGAGGACAACTCAGCTCCCAAACGAAAACAATTCTGCCGCAGCGTCCGGGCACGCAAGGTCAAATTAAAGACAGTTTCTAACTAACGTGGTTGGGTCTTAGGCAGCATAAATTAGTAGGTTAATGTACATGCGATATTTCGATTTGTAATCAATAGCTGAAGAATATTTGTATGGGCTTCGTCTATGCTTAGAAGGAAGACTTTCATACTGaagctaaaagaaaataattgaataGTTGCTTAGGATTTaacatattttaacatatttttcataataaACATAGTGCGTACCAAACAGTTTTTATTCCAACAAATTGATACACATGGTACCACAGCAACAAACTATTATTGCTACCACTTAGACAACGCAGTTTGAAGTTTACATCGGTTCATCCATTTAATACAACTTACTTATATCGTTTCAGTAACTGTTTTTTTCCAGTTTGAACAGAAGCAATGCGTGGACCATGCGGGCATCGTATGTACCCTAGGAAAGTGGGGTTTTCAGCCCTCAGGGGCcccattactcattatgtgaaaaatttGAAGAATCTAAAACCATCTCtagaacataagtaatgtatgttctcAGTTTGGAGAACATCAGTTGCGAACTTCAGAAGTTCtgcaagtttacacacacacacacacacacacacacacacacacacacacacacacaaacatacatacacacacacactcacagatactcagtcatatatatatatatatatatatatatatatatatatatatatatatataaaatagtatgggcatgaaatacaaaatatgtatatatgtagagatgcaaaacgagagaaagcaaaaagtggagactttcagatgtcgaatatttaagtataaataaatagatatttatattaatagatctaACTTACACAtagtacaaacgacagagaaaatgaAACGGGTGGAAGAAAGGCGTTAtaagtctaacagctgtttctgagggcTCGGAGTTCCAtcataatgttggcagatgtagtTAATCACAATATGCGGCTGCAATGGAAACAATCACCATTAGATAAGATGAGCCTTCGTCATCAGGGTAGATTCGATCTTACATTGCAGTTTCAGTTCTTAATACATTTTGTGTTTTTAAGTTTCGTGCCACAGAACATATTCCTGTAATTCATGAGGCAAATCAGTGAAATCTACATCAATTATTCAATTATATTATTGTTGATTTTATGATTTACTATCCCATTTAAAAACCCCTGGCCACACAAAACTCGGTTAAAGTGTGTTAAGAAGCACAACTCATTCTTCATGAAAAGTTTGAGGTCAATCATTTATTTTTGGGTGACTAAAATAAAGAATGGATAAACTGTCAGAAAATTAGCGAtctttgtatttgaatatttgtaATAGAGAGAATTTATGTAAAGTTCTATCCAATATAATTAACAAGTGCTGCAAATAATTATAACTGGTCACAGATGCCCAGAATATTTGATTTCCATTGTAAATCCTTGTTTGCATAATCAAGCTTAATGAGCAATATATTTCACTTGGATTTTCTGCGTTCGGATGATGACTGTTTTGAAGATATTACGTAAGATGATATGTGAGGACAGATTCTAACCATAAACACATTAGTCGTAATAAATAGCTAACTATGTCAAGTAACGAATAGTCAGAATTTATTCACAAGAAATTAAACTACAatccactacacatacacacacgcacacacatacacacacacgagcgtacactcacatatatagtaGCAAATCTACAGTaaattacatacgtacacattacCCAAACCTGTGAGATGGAGATTTAGTTTATCGAAGAAGTGAATCGTCACAAGcaatgtttctttcttcttctatagtttcagctcagagctgcggccatgctgatgcaccgccgttttgctactacactgttattactgttattactgagagcctcctccaatatgtggaacttggtgaagaatggagtttgatgtagctaccctcatttgctcctcttgctgtgaggtaggttcatctgggactttcgacaggaagaggtccagctttgatttaaaaacgcctatatctactttgtgcaggttcctcaggctatttgggagaatattaaaaagctgtgggcccctgaaacccgggctgttgcagtaactggtcctgttatattatatatatatatatatatatatatatatattatatatattatatatatatatatatatgtatatattgtgtaaatcatcttgaaaaaacaggaaaatttgTCATCAATCAGCCATGGCAAGTTCTTGACAAACTTTACCGCTTTCTAACGGCATCTCTGCGTTCAAACATAGATTATTATCTTATTTGTATCTTACAATACACATTTCaacacttataaaaaaaaatgtttgtttatatttatatacacgtagttatatatatatatatgtgtgtgtgtgttacatacatacatacataaatacatgtatgcataactagagagagagagagagagagagacagacagacagagagagacagagagagacagagagggcgTGAGTGAGGTTTTTCTTGTTTTATCGTTCTGTTGTCCGAGTGAATAACAGAGTGTGGAATCGTTCTTTATATCCGTGATTCTTGGTTTGATTTCTTATGTCATTAATTTTTATTGCCTAATATCGCAAAAGTGTGtgcagcagacacacacactcgaacatttatgcatgtgtgtgtgtgtgtgtgtgtatgtgtgtgtgtgtgtgtacgactttGAGAGAGACATTTGTGTACACGCTGAACATAAGAAATAGTAAAAACTGACCGTTCGGTGAAActtaaaataaaatcacaaacGATAAGGAATGATTCCAAACAGAATTAACCCAGACCAGAAAGCAATAACgaaataaagggagagagagagagagagagaggaaagagaataaGTGAGCAAAAGatagaaatggaaaatgaaagagagagagagaaaaggaaaaaatggagagaaagagagaaataacgggaaagagaaagagaacgagacagatagatagatagatagatagatagatagatagatagatagatagagagagagagtgggagagagagagagagggagtgg comes from the Octopus sinensis linkage group LG11, ASM634580v1, whole genome shotgun sequence genome and includes:
- the LOC118760869 gene encoding epidermal growth factor receptor kinase substrate 8-like protein 2; the protein is MDNIVCENTGMDVVDNIVAQIDSTHITNDYEHMQQNRKPRSSSITSTSNQPEVRAWLQRNGFTSKTCNILWKYDARELFSLTMNELEQMLGYEEGYKLQCHLDGHKHKKKLGYANELEAVLRFRRGPPEK